The Campylobacter sp. genome contains the following window.
AAGTTGTGAAGTATAAAGATATTTGCAACCAAACAGCTTGCCAATATGGTTTTTAGGATTACTTTTAAAAAAGGTCAATAAATTGTTTCAGATAATTTATATACCAATTGTAGGTTGTGAATTTTGTAAAATTAAGCCTTGGAGTAATAGAATTCTGGTTTGTAATAAAATTAATTGCTTGCAGCAAAACGTGATGAAAGTGATATTGTTTTGACGTGAATTGGCTTATATATACGCTGAAAGTAAAAGGATGTGGATGGGTAAATTATAAAAAGAAATTGATTATTTGTGAAATAGTATACATGATAAATGGAGATTAATATGAAAAAAATTTTAGTTGTTGATTGGCTGGATAAATATGCAGGCTCGGAACGCGTCATTAATTCTTTGCATAAAATATTTAAATTTGATGAATGCTACACTCTTGTGAATATAATGTGCAAAGAGGATCTTGATAAAATATTTAATGGAAATATCCCTAAAATCAATCATACTTTATTAAATTTATTTGGTAAGAGATTTAGATATTTTTTACCTTTGTTTCCATATTTTATAAAGAGCATAAAATTGCCACAAGATACTAAATTGGTAATTAGCTCTTCGCATGCTATTTCAAAATATGTAACATCCCAAGGTGCTTTACATATATCTTATTTTCAAGCTAGAAATTTGAAATATATATGGGAAGAACGAAATTTATACTTTACCGGAATAAAGAGAATATTTAAATTTATAATACCGTATTTGCAAAAATTTGATATAGAGGCATCAAAAAAACCTGATTTTATAATATCGAACTCAAAGTTTGTTCAGTCTTGGGTTAAGAGTAGGTATGGGAGAGATTCTGTAGTAATTTATCCGCCAGTTGATATTGATAGTTTTGGATTAGAAACAAAAAAGGAGTCGTATTATGTCAGTGTTGGTAGGTTGGAACCATATAAAAGATTTGATATAATTGTGAAGGCCTTTAATGTGTTAAAAGATAAAAGACTAATAATAGTTGGCGATGGTAGCCAAAGAGAGTATTTGAAAAACTTATCTAATAGTAATATTGAATTTGTAGGTTTTTTGGACAAAATTGCTATCAGCAATTATGTGAGTAGAGCAAAAGCTTTTGTTTTTATGGCAGAAGAAGATTTTGGTATAGCACCAGTTGAGGCGCAGGCTTGTGGCACACCTGTGATTTGCTTGGGAAGAGGCGGCGCAAAAGAGACTATTGTAGACATGCAAACAGGCGTTTATTTTTATAATCAAAATGTGCATGAGCTTATAGATGCAATTAATAAATTTGAAATAAATATAGATAAATTTGATCCTATAGCCATCAGAAAAAATGCTCTAAAATTTTCAAAAGAGAGATTTGAGGCCGAGATCAAAAGCTACGTCGAGAAAAAATATGAGGAATTTAAGGACGGCCTAAATGACTAATATAATCCTAAGCGGCGGCAGCGGCACGAGGCTGTGGCCCATCAGTCGCACGCTTATGCCGAAGCAGTTCGTGCGCCTCTTTGACGATCGCTCGCTTTTCATGATGAGCTACGAGCGAAACTCCCCGCTATGCGAGCGCACGCTCGTCGTCTCGAACGAGCAGCAGTATTTTTTGGCGCTCGATCAGCTTGAGGCTTTGGGTGCGCGCGGCGTAAAATTTTTACTCAAGCCCGTCGGCAGAAATACGGCTCCTGCGATCGCGCTTGCGTGTTTGAGCCTAAAGGCCGAGGAGATCGTTTTTGTAACGCCGAGCGATCATCTTATTAAAGACGAAGCTGCGTATAAAAACAGCGTCTTGCGCGCACGCGAGCTTGCAGAGCAGGGGTTTTTGGTGACGTTTGGTATCAAGCCTGCGGATGCAAATACGGGCTACGGCTATATCGAAGCAAGCGGCGAGGACGTGTTAAAATTTCACGAAAAGCCGGATCTTGCGGCGGCGCAAAGCTACATAGCGGCGGGGAATTTTTATTGGAACAGCGGCATGTTTATGTTTAAAGCTGGCGTATTTTTAGGCGAGCTAAAAGCACAGAGCCCTGAAATTTACGAAGCCTGCGTTCGCGCGCATGAAAATTCTAACGCAGAAAATCCGATTAGAATTAAACTAGGCGATATGCAAGAGATCCCCGCAGATAGCATCGATTACGCAGTTATGGAGCGCACGAGCCTTGCCAAAGTCGTGCCCGCAGACATCGGCTGGAGCGATCTGGGAAGCTTTGATGGCTTAGACGCCGAGCTGCCTAAAGACGCGAACGGCAACACCGCAAGCGAGCAAAATATCGCTCTAAATTCTAAAAACAATCTCATCATCGGCTCGGGCCGCACGATAGCCGCCATAGACGTCGAGGATCTCGCTATCGTCGATACCAAAGACGCCCTGCTCGTATGTAAAAAAGGCTCTACTCAAAAGGTAAAGCAGGTGGTGGAGCGGCTAGGTAGTAGCGATCTAGCG
Protein-coding sequences here:
- a CDS encoding glycosyltransferase, producing the protein MKKILVVDWLDKYAGSERVINSLHKIFKFDECYTLVNIMCKEDLDKIFNGNIPKINHTLLNLFGKRFRYFLPLFPYFIKSIKLPQDTKLVISSSHAISKYVTSQGALHISYFQARNLKYIWEERNLYFTGIKRIFKFIIPYLQKFDIEASKKPDFIISNSKFVQSWVKSRYGRDSVVIYPPVDIDSFGLETKKESYYVSVGRLEPYKRFDIIVKAFNVLKDKRLIIVGDGSQREYLKNLSNSNIEFVGFLDKIAISNYVSRAKAFVFMAEEDFGIAPVEAQACGTPVICLGRGGAKETIVDMQTGVYFYNQNVHELIDAINKFEINIDKFDPIAIRKNALKFSKERFEAEIKSYVEKKYEEFKDGLND
- a CDS encoding mannose-1-phosphate guanylyltransferase/mannose-6-phosphate isomerase; amino-acid sequence: MTNIILSGGSGTRLWPISRTLMPKQFVRLFDDRSLFMMSYERNSPLCERTLVVSNEQQYFLALDQLEALGARGVKFLLKPVGRNTAPAIALACLSLKAEEIVFVTPSDHLIKDEAAYKNSVLRARELAEQGFLVTFGIKPADANTGYGYIEASGEDVLKFHEKPDLAAAQSYIAAGNFYWNSGMFMFKAGVFLGELKAQSPEIYEACVRAHENSNAENPIRIKLGDMQEIPADSIDYAVMERTSLAKVVPADIGWSDLGSFDGLDAELPKDANGNTASEQNIALNSKNNLIIGSGRTIAAIDVEDLAIVDTKDALLVCKKGSTQKVKQVVERLGSSDLARVHVTTHRPWSSYTVLEDERGYKIKRIVVKPGKRLSLQKHYHRNEHWIVVSGTATVTVGERNFLLRENESTFIRMGEIHRLANEGKIPVVLIEAQVGSYTGEDDIVRLQDDFNRS